The Methylopila sp. M107 genome contains the following window.
GGCGACAAGGCGCTGCCGCACAACACCGACATCGGGCTCGCGCTGCTGTGGGTCTCGGCGGTGCTTACGCTTTACACCGGCTATGACTATTTCCGGGCGGGGCTGCGCCACGTGCTCGAGGATCCGCCGGAATGAAGCTCAAATATTTCGCCTGGGTGCGAGAGCGCGTCGGCCTCGGCGAGGAAGAGGCGGAGCCGCCCGCGGGGGTCAGGACCGTCGCCGAGCTGATCGGCTGGCTGAAGGCGCGCGGACCCGAATACGCCCATGCCTTCGAGGCGGACGGCGCCATCCGCACGGCGATCGACCGCCGGCATGTGCGACCCGACGCCCCGCTCGACGGGGCGCGCGAGATCGCCTTTTTCCCGCCCATGACAGGCGGCTGACGCGACGCCATGGCGATCCGCATCCAGACGGAGCCGTTCGATCTCGGCTCGGAAGTCGCGGCGCTGACGCAAGGCCTGACCGACCAGGGCGCGGTCGTGACCTTTTCGGGCCTCTGCCGCGACCGCGGCGACGGCGGCGCGCCGCTCGTCGCGCTGACCCTCGAACATTATCCCGGCATGACCGAGGACGAGCTCGCCCGCATCGAGGCCGAGGCGCGGAGCCGCTGGCCCCTCGCCGACGCGCTCGTGGTGCACCGGGTCGGGCGCATCCTGCCGGGCGAGCCGATCGTGCTCGTCGTCACGGTTTCGGCGCACCGGAAAGCGGCCTTCGAGGCGGCCGAGTTCCTGATGGATTACCTCAAGACCTCCGCCCCGTTCTGGAAGAGCGAGGAGACCGCCGAGGGCGCGTCCTGGGTCGCGGCCAAACAGAGCGACGACGACTCCGCCGAACGCTGGCGGCGGGACGGCTGAGCGGTCCGGCGCCCTTAACGGCCGTTAACCATAACGAAGAATGAACGTCGCCCCGCCCGAACGGCCGCCCTAGGATTGGCTGATGAGCGAGCGCGACCGATTCCGGACGAACGTGACCTTGGCGGTTTCCGCCTACGCGGTTCTGTTCGGCGTGCTGGTCTACGCGGTCGGCGACGGGCTCCTGACGCAGGTCCCGAACCTCGGTCCGCAGGTCTCCTGGCTGATGTCCGACACGACGGCGCTGCGGGTCGGCGCGCTGAAGGCCGCCGGACGTCCCGAGACGGCGGCGCTCTATGCCCTGTCGGCGGCGGTGTCGTGGAGCCTGATCTGCGCGCTCGCCGCGACCGGCTTCGTCTGGGGCGTCCTGAACAAAGGCGCGATGACGCTCGGCCTCGACAAGGCGATCGGCTACGCGACCGCGATCGCGGGCCTCTATGCGCTCTCGA
Protein-coding sequences here:
- the moaD gene encoding molybdopterin converting factor subunit 1 — encoded protein: MKLKYFAWVRERVGLGEEEAEPPAGVRTVAELIGWLKARGPEYAHAFEADGAIRTAIDRRHVRPDAPLDGAREIAFFPPMTGG
- a CDS encoding molybdenum cofactor biosynthesis protein MoaE, producing MAIRIQTEPFDLGSEVAALTQGLTDQGAVVTFSGLCRDRGDGGAPLVALTLEHYPGMTEDELARIEAEARSRWPLADALVVHRVGRILPGEPIVLVVTVSAHRKAAFEAAEFLMDYLKTSAPFWKSEETAEGASWVAAKQSDDDSAERWRRDG